GGGCAGCCAGTGCGGCGAGGGGCCGATCCGCCCCTGGGGAGCAACGATGAACGCAAGACGAATTCTCGGTTGGGTTCTTACGGTGACCGTCCTGGGCGCCCTGGCCTTGACGGTCGCTTGTTCGGACGGAGCGGCGTCGGAAGCGAAGTACCGATGCCCCATGCATCCCTCCGTGGTGACGGACGGACCGGGCGACTGCCCCGTTTGCGGGATGCGCCTCGTCCCTTCCGGGGCCGAGGGCAGCCAGACCCCACACGCCGCCCACCCGGTTTACATCTGCCCCATGCACCCGCAAGTCTCCTCGGACAGACCCGGGGACTGCCCCATTTGCGGGATGCGGCTTGTCGAGAAGAAGGCCAAAGCGGTGCCCCCCTCCGCGCCGGCCGCGTCCATGGGAAAGACGATGTACCGGTCCACGATGAACCCTTCGGAAGTGAGCGACCGGCCCGGGAAGGACTCCATGGGGATGGAAATGGTCCCTTTTGAAGCGGAGCCTTCCAGTGAAGGATCGGTGCCGGGACGGGCCCGCGTCACCATACAGGAAAGCCATCAACGGCACATGAACCTGGCGACTTCCCTCGTGGAACCGAGGAAACTGGCTCGGGAGGTGCGGACCTCCGCTCGCATCGTGGCGGCCGAGCCGGGCCTGTACAGCGTCACGACGAAGGTGGAGGGCTGGGTCGAGCGGCTCTACGTGAATGCCACGGGGCAGGCCGTTCGGCGAGGCCAACCCCTCCTTTCCATCTACTCGCCCGAACTTCTCGCGACCCAGGAGGAGTATCTCGCCGCTCTTTCGTCCTTCAAGCGTCTCTCCGCCAGTTCAATCCCCGGCGTTTCCTTGGGAGGGAGCGACTTGCTCGCCGCCGCCCGGCGCCGCCTCGCCCTTTGGGACGTCAGCGAAGCACAGATCCGGGCGATCGAAGAGACGGGCAAGGCACAGCGCACCGTCACGCTGTATGCGCCCGCGACGGGCTACGTCTCCGAAAAGACGGTCCTTCAAGGCCAGAAGATCATGCCCGGTCAGCCCCTCCTGACCGTGAGCGACCTCACGACCGTCTGGGCGGAGGCAGCTCTTTATGAGTCGGACCTGGGCCACATCCGGGTGGGGATGCCGGTAACGCTGGCCCTTCCCTACTGGCCGGGCCGTTCGTTTTCGGGGAAGGTCTCCTTTATCAACCCGTTCCTTGATCCCGAGACCCGCACGCTCCAGGCCCGCCTGGAAATCCCCAACCCCGACCTCCTCCTCAAGCCCGAGATGTACGGCGACATGACCCTTTCCTACGATCTGGGCGAGAAGCTGGCCGTGCCCGTTTCCGCAGTCCTGCGCACCGGGACGCGGACCTTTGTGTTCCTCCGATCAGGAGAGGCGGACCTCGTCCCCACCGAAGTCGTTCTCGGAGAGCGCAGCGGAGAGTACTACGAAGTGGTGGCCGGGCTTGGCTCGGGAGACCGGGTCGTCACCTCCGCCAACTTCCTCGTCGACTCCGAGTCCTCTCTCAAGTCCGCCCTTCAGGCGGTCACGGTGAACTAGATGATCGCCAAGATCATCCGGTTTTCTGCGGACAACCGGCTCCTGGTCATCCTTCTCGTCATGGCGGCGGTGGCGGGGGCCTACTACACCATGCACCAGATCCGACTGGACGCCATCCCGGACCTGTCGGACACCCAGGTCATCGTTTACACCCGATGGGATCGAAGCCCGGACCTCGTTGAAGACCAGGTGACCTATCCCATCATCACGTCCTTGCTGGGTGCCCCCAAGGTCAAGGCGATCCGCGGTTTCTCGGATTTCGGCTTCAGCTACGTGTACGTCATTTTCCAGGATGGTACCGACCTGTACTGGGCCCGAAGCCGGGTCAACGAATACCTCTCCAAGATCCAGGGCGGACTTCCCGCCGGCGCCAAGACCGA
Above is a window of Acidobacteriota bacterium DNA encoding:
- a CDS encoding efflux RND transporter periplasmic adaptor subunit, whose product is MNARRILGWVLTVTVLGALALTVACSDGAASEAKYRCPMHPSVVTDGPGDCPVCGMRLVPSGAEGSQTPHAAHPVYICPMHPQVSSDRPGDCPICGMRLVEKKAKAVPPSAPAASMGKTMYRSTMNPSEVSDRPGKDSMGMEMVPFEAEPSSEGSVPGRARVTIQESHQRHMNLATSLVEPRKLAREVRTSARIVAAEPGLYSVTTKVEGWVERLYVNATGQAVRRGQPLLSIYSPELLATQEEYLAALSSFKRLSASSIPGVSLGGSDLLAAARRRLALWDVSEAQIRAIEETGKAQRTVTLYAPATGYVSEKTVLQGQKIMPGQPLLTVSDLTTVWAEAALYESDLGHIRVGMPVTLALPYWPGRSFSGKVSFINPFLDPETRTLQARLEIPNPDLLLKPEMYGDMTLSYDLGEKLAVPVSAVLRTGTRTFVFLRSGEADLVPTEVVLGERSGEYYEVVAGLGSGDRVVTSANFLVDSESSLKSALQAVTVN